The segment CCGGCATGTTTCCTTGTCGTCTTGATTCTTCTGGACGTTGTTGCGTCGCACATCCCAAACTGGTGAAAATAAGGCTGACTGTTGCCAAAGCCCATACATACCTGGACAACCTGTTCATTTTTTGCCCTCCTTTTTGTTCAAGGTCAGGCATAGTATCTGACAGGTTCCCGACATTTATGTAATAAAAAAACCGCCTGAGTCAGGCGGTTTTTCCCGTATCAATCATCATTCAGAAACAATAAGACAAAGTGGATCAATTCCATGATCGCATACAACGTCGCAGCAACATACGTCATTGCCGCAGCGTTCAAAACTTTGCTGACACCCCGCTCTTCCAGGTTGCTGATCATTCCCTGACTCAAGAGGATGTTCTTCGCCCGACTGCTGGCATTAAACTCCACGGGTAAGGTGACAATCTGGAAGGCCACTGCGGCAGAGAAAAGAATGATCCCGATCAGAAGCAATCCGCCCATTTTCAGGAGAAGACCTGCAATTAACAGCAAAGGTGCGATCCCCGAGGCAAAGTTGGTAACCGGAAACATCTTATGCCGCAATACCAAAGCACCATATGCTTCTTTATGCTGGATGGCATGACCACATTCGTGGGCAGCAACAGATACGGCGGAAATACTGTTCTCGTAGTAAACCGGTTCGGATAACCGAACAGCCCGTGCCATCGGATCGTAGTGGTCAGTCAGTTTACCCGGAACCGGCTCCACGGGAATATCATGCAACCCGTTTTGATCAAGGATACGACGAGCCACTTCTGCTCCGGTCATCCCCGAAGAAGCAATCTCTGAAGTGAATTTTTTGAAAGTGCTTTTTACCTTAAATTGAGCCCATATGGTCAAGCCGAAGGCGACCAGGACAAGAATTATCATAAGTGGCATTTCCCCTTTTTAATTTAAATTGTGCAATGAAATCGTGTTCATTCAGAATGTATCACTCTGGAATTGTCGGGGTATAGCCCAGATCCGTTTTTGTCGATACTGGATATCGTCGCAACATAAAAAAAACTGACGCAACCATCGGTTTAAACGACAAGCTCCCCGGGTCCTTTTTATGGGAATATAGAAAAAACGACGCATCACTGAGGTCATATGCCATTCAAGCTTGGCAGGAAAACAATATGAAATAACCTCTGCTTCAAGAGGTGTAAATGCAAACAGTATCGTCAAAAACAGATAACGCCATTTCCTGTGTATCAAGGCGTAACACCTCTTAAAAAGAAATGGTTTCTCATTAAAACCATTATAACATAAGTTGTATAAATACAGTCGTGGTACATACTACAAAGGTGGGTCGTTCACGAAGATGTCACGAAATTCGTGACCAATCCCCCTACCAAAAGTACAATCAACAATAAAACAATCCACAAACCAATATTAGATTTACCCAAGGTACCTGCCTCCTGCCTGCAATAAAGTCTCTTTCTTGTAGAATATTACATCCGGTAACCTTTGTAAATGCTCTATGTAGACCATACATGGTTTTGATAGAATATAGGGGGACTCAGTTTCATAAGGAGGTAAAAGATGGACCTGATCGAAAAACTCGTTGACTTGGAAAAAATGTCGCAGATGCATTTCCTTCTGGAACTGGTCATCATCCTGATTGCAGTAAAGCTGGCTGGACACCTGAGCCGAAAAATCGGCCAACCTTCGGTTTTCGGAGAACTGCTGGTTGGGATCATTTTGGGTCCTGCGTTACTCGGCTGGATTCATATGGATCCCAAACACCCTGGTCTGCTGAAAGAATTAGCCGAAGTAGGGGTCATTCTCCTGATGTTCCTGGCAGGTCTGGAAACGGATGTAGAAGAATTCAAGAAAACCGCATATGGTTCTTCTTTAGTCGCCGTTGGTGGAATTATTTTTCCGCTGATCACCGGGTTTGCAGTCGGATTGATGTTTGGCTACAATTATGTAACCGCGATCTTCATCGGTACTCTGTTGGTCGCTACCAGTGTCAGCATCTCTGTGCAAACGCTTCGGGAGTTGGGTCAGTTGCAGTCCAAAGAAGGGGTTACCATTTTAGGAGCCGCTGTATTGGACGATGTGTTAGGAATTATTATCCTATCCGTTGTGGTGGGCTTTTCTGCAAGTGACGGTGGTGGCGGAAGCGTTCTGGATATTGTGTTCTTGCTTATCAAAATCGCCTTTTTCTTCGTGGCCACTCTGTTGATAGGAAAATATGTATTGCCCCGGCTGTTCCGATGGGCAAACAACCTGATGACAACGGAAGTATTGCTCACTTTTGGCATCATCTCAGCTCTTGCCTTAGCTTATTTTGCGGAAATGTTCGGCTTGGCAGGGATCGTCGGCTCTTACTTTGCCGGGTTGATGCTGAGTATGACCCGATTTCGACATGAATTGTTTGAAAAGGTGGAGACTGTTTCCTTCTCCTTTTTTGTCCCGATCTTTTTTGTCAGCATCGGTGTATCCGCAGATGTCAGCGGAATTACGGGCAGTATCCTGATGATGATTGCAGTTCTGTGCTTAGTCGCCATTGTAACCAAGGTGATTGGCGGAGGACTGGGAGCCAAATTAGCCGGGTTTGATTGGCGCAGTTCAGCCGGAATCGGTTCCGGGATGGTTGCCCGGGGTGAAGTCGGATTGATCGTGGCCTCCATCGGTTTAAGCAGGGGATTAATCGATAACGATTTATTTACTGTAACCGTTTTAATCGTTCTGGTCACTACATTGGTCACGCCGCCTTTGCTGAAGTTAACCTTTGCACCCAAACAGAAAACGCGGAGTTGATCCACGATGTAAAAAGGACTTGCCGATAAGGCAAGTCCTTTTTACATCCTTTGAGGTTACCGGGAATGTTTAGGTTTGAAAGTATGACAGCAGGTATCAGCGGAAATGCGGGCAGAATACTCCTGTTGGTCCGAGCTGACGAATTCACCGCCAATCTCTTCGTCATACTTGCGGTTAGTATTCCGATCCACATCCACCATAATTGCATCTGCATTACATTCGTTTCCTTCGTCCCAGAAAAAACAATTGGCCACACTGCACTTTACCACTGGCATCCTCTTCACCTCCTGCCCACAGTATGGGCAAGACATGCTTGAATTATAGCTGGTAAAGGGCAGTAGAAGGAACCTCTCATGAAGCAATCAAAAATTAGTCCTCCGTTTTGTCCGCATCCCTCAGCTCATCCAAAATACGGTAAACGGTCTGGTTCTTAATTCCTTTTTCATTCCGTGCCGTTACAGTCAAATAAACATCTGCACTGAAGGTTGGGATATGTTCTTTAATTTCCACCTCTGTCTCATCAATCATTTTGCGAAAGACCGGACGATCTCCAATCTTGGACCAGCCTCTGTGTATAAGCTCTTCTTCATACAGGTCAAAGTCCTCTTCTTTAATGTTAAGAAGTATACTTGTGACTTTCAAACCCATTCCTCCTCCAGTCGTGGACATCTCCATATTATACCTATACCCAAGTCATTTTCTTCTCAATCACTGAACAAAAACTCACTGTTCCGACGCATTCCGATATTCAGGACCAACCCCACCCCCAACATATTGGTGGTAAGAGCACTGCCGCCATAACTGATAAAGGGCAATGGTAACCCGGTTACAGGTAGCAGCCCGATTGTCATTCCGATGTTCTCAAAAACCTGAAACATCAGCATTCCCACCACTCCGGCAACGATGTAGGTTCCAAAGGGATTGTCACATTGCAGCCCAATCTTGACCATCCGATACAACAAAAATATCAATGTGCACAGAAGAAAACTGGCGCCAACAAAACCGAATTCCTCGGCAAAAACAGAAAACACGAAATCATTATGGGGTTCCGGAATCCATTTCCCCTGTGCCTGTGTGCTGTTATGAAATCCCTTTCCACTCAGCTGGCCCGAACCGATTGCAATCATCGACTGAGTTAACTGATAGCC is part of the Kroppenstedtia pulmonis genome and harbors:
- a CDS encoding DUF1540 domain-containing protein, which codes for MPVVKCSVANCFFWDEGNECNADAIMVDVDRNTNRKYDEEIGGEFVSSDQQEYSARISADTCCHTFKPKHSR
- a CDS encoding zinc metallopeptidase; its protein translation is MPLMIILVLVAFGLTIWAQFKVKSTFKKFTSEIASSGMTGAEVARRILDQNGLHDIPVEPVPGKLTDHYDPMARAVRLSEPVYYENSISAVSVAAHECGHAIQHKEAYGALVLRHKMFPVTNFASGIAPLLLIAGLLLKMGGLLLIGIILFSAAVAFQIVTLPVEFNASSRAKNILLSQGMISNLEERGVSKVLNAAAMTYVAATLYAIMELIHFVLLFLNDD
- a CDS encoding cation:proton antiporter: MDLIEKLVDLEKMSQMHFLLELVIILIAVKLAGHLSRKIGQPSVFGELLVGIILGPALLGWIHMDPKHPGLLKELAEVGVILLMFLAGLETDVEEFKKTAYGSSLVAVGGIIFPLITGFAVGLMFGYNYVTAIFIGTLLVATSVSISVQTLRELGQLQSKEGVTILGAAVLDDVLGIIILSVVVGFSASDGGGGSVLDIVFLLIKIAFFFVATLLIGKYVLPRLFRWANNLMTTEVLLTFGIISALALAYFAEMFGLAGIVGSYFAGLMLSMTRFRHELFEKVETVSFSFFVPIFFVSIGVSADVSGITGSILMMIAVLCLVAIVTKVIGGGLGAKLAGFDWRSSAGIGSGMVARGEVGLIVASIGLSRGLIDNDLFTVTVLIVLVTTLVTPPLLKLTFAPKQKTRS